The sequence ttttacgtacaaTACGGTAAGTACTTGTGGTACAATAAAGGTCAGGTATACCTAAGGCCGCTAAGCGTTATTGTATAGGTCCCTTATTGCGCAAGGGGCGGGTATTGCGTACACGACGTTGGCGCTCGACCAATGAGCGTCGGCGCGCCCCATAACCTTCGCAAAAAAAGGTCGTACATGACATGAGGTTGTAGGCAAGTAAATAAGATATTGTATTACGATGCTTTGgagtttttttaggttttttgaaGTTGCATCGAGTTGGCAGGGACAATGCATATTTGAACcggtttttagggtcccgtacgAATTGAAAGGAAccattataggatcactttgttgtccttCCGTGTCACGACCCTTtagcgtggaggtatcgagttgaaattaaaaccatatactcaggtctatgGTCTCTTCCCTTGaatctgtaaaaaaatcaaaattctaagttaacgtaaaaaaatacggccgtttatgtcgcaaaaaccctatatttcgacactctcaagggaatcaaaatttttaggatacttcccgttgacctagaactatgaaatttatcTATTTCTTTCTCTAAATTTCTCTTTCTTTGTCTTATACTAcaaatacagggaaaaatctcaaATCTATAAATCTGtaagaaataaaagaaataaagataaaataaaaataaattaaatttgtatggaatcctcggtgggcgagtccgactcgcacttgttgcAAAACCTAATTTGGGATAAAATTGTAGGTagacactagaccctactcatagtgttgtgttcctgccggtgagtaaggttgccagagctcaacgagggtgggagggggttagggtcggcaacgcgcatgtaactcctctggagttgcaggcgtacataggctacggatactgcttaccatcaggcaggccgtatgcttgattgccaccgacgtagtataaataaaaagttaggtAGGAAGGTAATTTTCCGTTGAATTCCGAAAATACCATACGTTCTCGTAACTTAGAGgaaatttttgaagtgaaaacttctttagcggcgctgtgcactttttgcgatggaaaaaaaaatgttgaactcgcgacaggtcacgtgaccgacagattcgtcagattgaaaattcgtaagacagACACGTGACCTGAATGAATATTGAATagaaatgaatattgtattatacCACATAAaggatagtacttttataccgataattaaagcaattcatgcaaaattattccctaaccatgccaaaatatcaaaaatgcacaacgttaatattcaagttttcacttctgccggcactccctaatttcaatcctttttttttttaggagtTACGGTGAATTTGCGCTTATATTTAGGGTTGCCATTGCAATACGTCCCGTAGTTACGGGACTGCCACTGTATTGAAGGACCGCGTCCCGTATAATAGAatggaataatttttattcgtagacacaaacaaaacacattaaattacatgatataacaaaaacaaaggaagtataaagtgccacgaaatggcctcatctcagcatgttttggacccgggtatgtccttaaactacgtccgtccgtgtgtggtagggcacagcacagcagatgtcattccagatctagagcagagcccaactggggaagtacctccaccttacagaaaaccgcagccaaataacacttgaccctactcatagtgttgtgttcctgccggtgagtaaggttgtcagagctcaacgaggggggtggggttagggccggcaaaaaaaaaaaaaaactgcttgctggtggcttccagcgctgatcttccgatgagaccatcaagtgcgaaaaatcacgaaaggtaacagacatgAAGGAAaatgacataaaataatatagagtgaacaaattgaaaaatagataaaagataacgacttaATTAAGTAATCATAATAATCGATACCGCTGTAGAATACCTAGAGATACAGGGTGAATTCGTTGAGGTTTGGGTTTCACGACGTGTGGGAGGCCGTGGACGCCGCGGACGCATGTAAATGAAAAGAAAGAAGTtgacttataaaatatttattgaactaCGATCCTAGTGTCAGCTGTACAGGGTGAATTAGTTAAGGTTTGGGTTTGACGACGTGTGGCAGGTCGTACACGCCGCGTACGCACTTCAATTTCACGCCGGGGCAGTCCTTTAATCTGGAGACAATTATTTTAGGTGTTTAATCATGGTATGtcattaaaattctttatttgacgATGATAAGCGCATCGTCATATGCCTACTTTAAAAAAGAAATTCTCTGTATAAagattagaataaatttaaaagtggaagaattactgccttgggttagacttgaactcacggcctctggattgatactccagcgctctgccaactgaacgaccaagacctcatccatagccagcaaattttcccaccatatgggtttaggggaccctagcgacatctaccgtaagaacgtaaCACTTCTTAGACGGGTACCTGAGTTCCGAGTCATATTGGAAATGCACCAGttacgatgtgctacccatactaaattaattttgaacaagcagaaacgtctgcgaacgatgctattaaacttagaataaatttaaaagtaagaaaattactgccttaggtgagacttgaactcacggcctctggatcgatactccagcgctctgccatctgagccaccaagacctcatccatagccagcgaaTCTTATTAAATAGCATCGTACGCAGACGTTTttgcttattaaaaattaaactctgtatctttaatAGTATCTAGGGAAATATAAAACATTTCCTAAAATGGCAGTAAGTTGGAGACAGAGATGTGAATGTTCCCGTTTTGCTGGCATGACTGTCGTGAATTAGTAGAATTATTTCACGGAGTgatggtggcctagcggtaagagcgtgcgacttgcaatccggaggtcgcggattcaaacccaggctcgtaccaacgagtttttcggaacttgtgtacgaagtataatttgatatttaccattcgcttttcggcgaaggaaaacatcgtgaggaaaccggactaatcccaataaggcctagtttaccctctaggttcAAAAAGGTCAgatgccaattcttgggattacttgcgaagcggacctcaggctcccacgagccgtggcaaaatgccgggacaacgcgaggaagcaGAAGATTTCACGGAGTGGCGCACGGTAATTAACGAACTGCCTAAAATGAATGGTAACTCACCTCCCCACCCTGACCAATACAATGTTGTGTTCTTGTAGGTTGTGTCCGATGCCAGGCACGTAGGCCACCATTTCTTTGCCGTTGGACAGACGGACCAACACGCACTTGCGGTTAGCTGAGTTGGGCTTCTTTGGCTTCTTAATGAGGGTCTTCAGGACGACACCCTGAAATCAATACAAATTACGTTAGccctttatgtcataaacacaaacatcactcaaaggccgagctcccgggcgcaagcgagctaaaatattactcgaaagtgtgaaggctactttgacagcgtccgtcATAACATAACAACTACtctgtattcaattttatttgtcCCAGCTGCACCCAGTTATCTCAGgtctaaatttgaatttataacagCCCGTCCTGGTTATGTTCTTCGTGCTCCTCGAACTCTGAAGCTGGCTGTCCTCCCTCATCGGACTGGCTTTTTGTCCAACTCATTTTACTCATTCACTTGCCAAGCAATACGTCTGTGGAATGCTCTCCCTCTTCCTATCAGACATGCTCAGAGTAAGCTTACATTCAAAAGCAAGTTGCGTAAgcacttatttgaaaatattcgtgactaaatgtctgcgtgatatctcacactaataggtacataattattatatatatgtgtgtttatttatatatattgaatatgtatatatgtaggtatatttaaaatatatatttgtgtaagactgtaagtatagtatcatagtagtctcgac is a genomic window of Cydia pomonella isolate Wapato2018A chromosome 15, ilCydPomo1, whole genome shotgun sequence containing:
- the LOC133525461 gene encoding small ribosomal subunit protein uS12m, which produces MNIIRRGLSLVSAGIRTQYAAITAPIPPALKSLALPCLFPTSGQSLLARTMASLAQMHRTGPHIKLRKSRNPLNGNPFAKGVVLKTLIKKPKKPNSANRKCVLVRLSNGKEMVAYVPGIGHNLQEHNIVLVRVGRLKDCPGVKLKCVRGVYDLPHVVKPKP